In one window of Candidatus Binatia bacterium DNA:
- a CDS encoding DNA-binding domain-containing protein — translation MVELKRVQWLLSELIRAPEGVAPAVAGLSPDARALWEGLVRPYGQLDAVARLDIYANMYFFRIRDAVADDFPTLRATIGAERFHNLMTDYLLEHPSRSFTLRDVGRALPAFLRQHSLLHEWPWLADLAELEWAVVEAFDAADRPPAGEAELARVPAEVWGQCTLLWHPSLRVLACGYPVHLPWQRWQNDEEPGEVSAAQTWLRIWRRDERVFVTAVSQEEAHILKEQESLGALAERLAAQWGEEAVAQRLATWLAEWVQAGIVCGLEPLKCRAQT, via the coding sequence GTGGTCGAGCTCAAGCGTGTGCAGTGGTTGCTCAGTGAGCTCATCCGCGCGCCGGAGGGAGTGGCCCCGGCCGTGGCTGGGCTCTCGCCGGACGCGCGAGCCTTATGGGAGGGGCTTGTGCGGCCCTACGGCCAGCTCGACGCAGTGGCGCGGCTCGACATTTACGCCAACATGTACTTCTTCCGCATCCGCGATGCTGTGGCGGATGATTTCCCGACCCTGCGTGCCACGATCGGAGCGGAGCGGTTTCACAACCTCATGACCGACTACTTGCTCGAACACCCCTCACGCTCGTTTACGTTGCGCGATGTCGGTCGAGCGCTGCCTGCGTTTTTGCGCCAGCACTCGTTGTTGCACGAGTGGCCCTGGCTTGCGGATTTGGCGGAGCTCGAGTGGGCGGTGGTCGAAGCGTTTGACGCAGCCGATCGTCCGCCGGCTGGTGAGGCTGAATTGGCGCGGGTTCCGGCTGAAGTATGGGGGCAGTGCACCCTGCTCTGGCACCCCTCGCTGCGCGTCCTGGCCTGTGGCTACCCGGTGCACCTCCCGTGGCAACGCTGGCAGAACGACGAAGAACCGGGGGAGGTCTCCGCAGCACAGACGTGGCTTCGTATCTGGCGGCGAGATGAGCGTGTGTTCGTAACTGCGGTGAGCCAGGAAGAGGCCCACATCCTTAAAGAGCAAGAGAGCCTCGGCGCTTTGGCCGAACGGCTAGCGGCGCAGTGGGGCGAAGAGGCTGTGGCGCAACGACTGGCAACGTGGCTCGCGGAGTGGGTGCAGGCGGGAATTGTTTGTGGCTTAGAGCCGCTCAAGTGTCGAGCACAAACGTGA
- a CDS encoding Zn-ribbon domain-containing OB-fold protein → MANAAQETTARPRRRPIVPFLRLGEGEEQPYLVARKCNNCGALYWGNRVACARCRQAAGFSEVRVSNRGTLWTYSIVHQSMPGIPVPYVAAIVDLPEGISVRCTLVDVEPDPAKLQFGMPVEMITRKVREDKEGNDVIAFFFRPATNG, encoded by the coding sequence ATGGCAAACGCAGCTCAGGAAACCACAGCTCGCCCTCGGCGGCGGCCAATTGTGCCGTTCTTGCGTTTGGGGGAAGGCGAGGAACAGCCCTATTTGGTGGCTCGCAAGTGCAACAATTGTGGTGCGCTGTATTGGGGCAACCGCGTCGCTTGCGCCCGCTGCCGGCAAGCCGCGGGGTTCAGCGAAGTGCGGGTGAGTAACCGGGGAACGTTGTGGACGTATTCGATCGTGCACCAGTCGATGCCTGGCATCCCGGTGCCTTATGTTGCGGCGATTGTCGACTTGCCAGAAGGTATCTCTGTGCGTTGCACGTTGGTTGACGTGGAGCCGGATCCGGCCAAGCTCCAGTTTGGCATGCCTGTGGAGATGATCACTCGGAAGGTACGGGAAGACAAAGAGGGCAACGATGTCATCGCCTTCTTCTTCCGGCCCGCAACCAATGGTTAG
- a CDS encoding dodecin family protein, with translation MATARVTEIVASAKTIEKAIEEGVKRATKTLRGVTAAEVTRIQAKIEKNKIKEYRVSMNLTFVLDT, from the coding sequence ATGGCAACGGCACGGGTGACGGAAATTGTGGCTTCGGCCAAAACAATCGAAAAGGCTATTGAAGAAGGCGTCAAGCGCGCAACGAAAACCCTGCGCGGAGTCACTGCCGCCGAGGTTACCCGGATTCAGGCAAAGATCGAGAAGAACAAGATCAAAGAGTACCGCGTCTCGATGAATCTCACGTTTGTGCTCGACACTTGA